In Blastocatellia bacterium, one DNA window encodes the following:
- a CDS encoding helix-turn-helix transcriptional regulator: protein MDCPTDRLIEHIGDRWVLHLLHHLVRQPQRTQGLLQALKGISSRTLAAKLKMLEADGWIVRRVYPEVPPHVEYELSERGKALIPLLGAWTEAGKVLFPASEPQCPHCQHLASTEETHSMREESHAVAAPMPKARLSKAVAASVESVALSHAQQSALINQRLEVTASHESVAPTHEFVPSDDEVILL, encoded by the coding sequence ATGGACTGTCCAACCGATAGACTGATTGAACACATCGGAGACCGTTGGGTCCTGCACCTGCTTCATCATCTAGTCCGTCAACCGCAGCGGACGCAAGGGTTACTTCAGGCGCTCAAAGGAATCAGCTCGCGCACCCTGGCAGCTAAGTTGAAGATGCTTGAAGCTGACGGCTGGATTGTGCGTCGAGTTTACCCGGAAGTGCCTCCGCACGTGGAATACGAACTGAGTGAACGGGGAAAGGCTTTAATTCCTCTGTTGGGAGCCTGGACAGAGGCTGGCAAAGTCCTATTTCCGGCGTCGGAGCCGCAGTGTCCTCATTGTCAGCATCTGGCTTCAACAGAAGAAACACACTCCATGAGAGAAGAGTCCCATGCTGTGGCAGCGCCTATGCCGAAGGCCCGGCTGAGCAAAGCTGTTGCAGCAAGCGTCGAGTCAGTTGCTTTGAGTCACGCCCAGCAGTCAGCGCTCATCAATCAGCGACTCGAAGTTACAGCAAGCCATGAGTCAGTTGCTCCAACTCACGAGTTTGTTCCCTCAGATGATGAGGTGATTTTGTTGTAG